One genomic window of Pseudomonas aeruginosa includes the following:
- a CDS encoding tellurite resistance TerB family protein: MNTRGLLDQLLKSGQEMLQNKSGGKPGASGGGQLGSLLSGAGGGALAAGAIGLLLGNKKARKFGGKAITYGGLAALGVIAYKAYNNWQQQQNGAAPQAQPQTVDRLPEAQAEVHSHAILQAIVGAAKADGHIDERERQMIEGEVAKLTSDREVQGWLERELNKPLDPAEIARAASTPEIAAEMYLASLLMVDEESFMERSYLEELARQLRLEPSFKLELENQARQALQRLA; this comes from the coding sequence ATGAATACCCGTGGTTTGCTCGACCAATTGCTCAAGTCCGGGCAGGAAATGTTGCAGAACAAGTCCGGCGGCAAGCCCGGCGCCAGCGGCGGCGGACAGCTCGGCAGCCTGCTTTCCGGCGCCGGCGGCGGAGCCCTGGCGGCCGGCGCCATCGGCCTGCTGCTGGGAAACAAGAAGGCGCGCAAGTTCGGCGGCAAGGCGATCACCTACGGCGGCCTCGCCGCGCTCGGGGTGATCGCCTACAAGGCCTACAACAACTGGCAGCAGCAACAGAACGGCGCCGCGCCGCAGGCGCAGCCGCAGACCGTCGACCGCCTGCCGGAAGCCCAGGCCGAAGTGCATAGCCACGCGATCCTCCAGGCCATCGTCGGTGCGGCCAAGGCCGACGGCCACATCGACGAGCGCGAACGGCAGATGATCGAAGGCGAGGTGGCCAAGCTGACCAGCGACCGCGAGGTGCAGGGCTGGCTGGAGCGCGAGCTGAACAAGCCGCTGGACCCGGCCGAGATCGCCCGTGCCGCGAGCACCCCGGAGATCGCCGCGGAGATGTACCTGGCCAGCCTGCTGATGGTCGACGAGGAAAGCTTCATGGAGCGCTCCTACCTCGAGGAGCTGGCGCGGCAGCTGCGCCTGGAACCCTCGTTCAAGCTGGAGCTGGAGAACCAGGCCAGACAGGCGCTGCAACGCCTGGCCTGA